In Alosa sapidissima isolate fAloSap1 chromosome 11, fAloSap1.pri, whole genome shotgun sequence, a single window of DNA contains:
- the LOC121724097 gene encoding LOW QUALITY PROTEIN: transcriptional enhancer factor TEF-3-like (The sequence of the model RefSeq protein was modified relative to this genomic sequence to represent the inferred CDS: inserted 1 base in 1 codon; substituted 1 base at 1 genomic stop codon), with the protein MQRVCGVPTSSRASRKPWPSTRPVAGARSSSPTRERXRNELIARYIKLRTGKTRTRKQVSSHIQVLARRKAREIQVKLKDQAAKDKALQSMASMSSAQIISPTAFQNKMVLQGLPRPTYPTAGGFWHGALPGQPAGPEDIKPFAQQSYAMQASGPPPITGYESTAGLTISPSAPPWQGRSIASSKLRMLEFSAFLEQPQDSETFNKHLFVHIGQSXPTFSDPYLEAVDIRQIYDKFPEKKGGLKELFEKGPGCAFFLVKFWADLSINLQDDSNYFYGVSSQYESSDNMIITSSTKVCSFGKQVVEKVETEYARFENGRYVFRIHRSPLCEYMINFIHKLKHLPEKYMMNSVLENFTILQVVTNRDTLETLLCVAYVFEVSTSEHGAQHHIYRLIKD; encoded by the exons ATGCAGAGGGTGTGTGGAGTCCCGACATCGAGCAGAGCTTCCAGGAAGCCCTGGCCATCTACCCGCCCTGTGGCCGGCGCAAGATCATCCTCTCCGACGAGGGAAAGAT GACGGAACGAGCTGATAGCGCGATACATCAAGCTGCGGACTGGGAAGACGCGGACACGGAagcag GTCTCCAGTCATATCCAGGTCCTGGCGCGGCGGAAGGCCCGGGAGATCCAGGTGAAGCTGAAG GACCAGGCAGCCAAAGACAAGGCGCTCCAGAGCATGGCCAGCATGTCATCCGCTCAGATAATCTCCCCTACTGCCTTTCAGAACAAGATGGTGCTGCAGGGTCTTCCCCGGCCAACGTACCCCACGGCTGGcggg TTTTGGCATGGTGCGCTTCCGGGACAGCCTGCTGGCCCTGAAGA CATCAAGCCCTTTGCCCAGCAGAGCTACGCCATGCAGGCCTCTGGCCCTCCACCCATAACAG GTTACGAGAGCACAGCGGGGTTGACCATATCCCCTAGCGCTCCCCCCTGGCAGGGCCGGAGCATTGCCAGCTCCAAACTCCGCATGCTGGAGTTCTCCGCCTTCCTGGAGCAGCCGCAGGACTCTGAGACC TTCAACAAgcatctgtttgtgcacatcgGTCAGT AACCCACCTTCAGCGACCCCTACCTGGAGGCGGTGGACATCCGGCAGATATACGACAAGTTCCCAGAGAAGAAGGGAGGCCTGAAGGAGCTGTTTGAGAAAGGACCGGGCTGTGCCTTTTTCCTGGTCAAGTTCTGG GCGGACCTAAGCATCAACCTCCAGGACGACAGCAACTATTTCTATGGCGTGTCCAGCCAGTACGAGAGCTCTGACAACATGATCATCACCTCCTCCACCAAGGTCTGCTCCTTCGGCAAGCAGGTGGTGGAGAAAGTGGAG aCGGAGTATGCACGCTTTGAGAATGGCCGCTATGTGTTTAGAATTCATCGCTCACCACTGTGCGAGTACATGATCAACTTTATCCACAAGCTCAAACACCTCCCAGAAAAATATATGATGAACAGTGTACTGGAGAACTTCACCATCCTGCAG GTGGTGACAAACAGGGATACACTGGAGACGCTGCTATGCGTGGCTTACGTGTTCGAGGTGTCCACCAGCGAGCATGGGGCCCAGCATCACATCTACAGGCTGATCAAAGATTGA